The region GATGGGCCAGTCGATCCATCAGTGAATTTGCCATCACTGGATCAGGAAATAAGTCGAGCCAGTCACCGGGGGGACGGTTCGAGGTGATGATGATGCTTCCCTTGTTATGACGTTCTGCCACGACCTCGTAGAGGTCGTGGGCCTGTTCGTGCTCAAGGCTACTCAGGCCGAAGTCATCAATGATCAGTAATTTTGGTTTCAGTACCTCCTTCATTGCATTGGCATGGTCGTTGTGGATACGTGCCTGGGCAAACTG is a window of Desulfurispira natronophila DNA encoding:
- a CDS encoding ATP-binding protein translates to QFAQARIHNDHANAMKEVLKPKLLIIDDFGLSSLEHEQAHDLYEVVAERHNKGSIIITSNRPPGDWLDLFPDPVMANSLMDRLAHRAHHIAMKGESFRKRLSPERRNQQ